The following nucleotide sequence is from Peptococcaceae bacterium.
CGGTTCGGTGACCATTCCCCTCATGAAAAGCATCGGCTATCGCCCGGAATTTGCCGGGGCGGTTGAAGCAGCCGCCTCAACAGGCGGGCAGTTGATGCCCCCGATCATGGGAGCCGCTGCCTTCGTCATGTCCGAATTCCTGAACATCCCTTACGGCCAGATCGCCCTGGCGGCCGCCATCCCCGCAGTTCTTTACTTTACCGGCATTTTCATCACTGTGCACCTGGAAGCAGTAAAAACGGGGCTCACCGGCATTGCCAGGGAAAAACTTCCCGACTGGAAACGGGAATTAAAAAGAAAATGGTTTCTATCCACTCCCATCATCGGGATAGTATGGCTCCTGATAAAGGGGTACACTCCTATGATTGCCGCGTTTATCGGCGTTTTGCTCTGCATAGGCGCGTCAATGATCCTCAAAGAGACCCGGATATCGCTCTGGAATATCATCAAAGCCCTGGAAGAGGGAGCCAGGTCTGCCCTGCCCGTCGTTGCGGCCTGCGCCACGGCCGGGATCATCGTCGGCGTCATTACCCTGACCGGGCTGGGCTTAAAGATGGGCGGCGGCCTCCTCTCCCTGGCGGGCGGCAGCATTCACCTGACCATGTTCCTGACGATGATCGCCTCTCTTATCCTCGGTATGGGCGTGCCGACGACAGCAAACTACATCATCCAGGCCACCGTCTCCGCACCCGCCCTGGTCAAGCTGGGAGCAGCCCCCATTGCCGCCCACCTGTTTGTCTTTTATTTCGGGATCGTGGCTGACATCACTCCTCCCGTGGCCCTGGCCGCCTTTGCCGGTTCCGGAATAGCCCAGTCGAACCCCTTAAAAACCGGGGTAGAGGCATCCAAGCTCGGCGCCGCGGCCTACCTTGTCCCCTACATTTTTGTCCTGTCTCCCGTCCTGGTGCTGGTCAGGCCGGAAGGCGCGACAACCCTGGTTTTCCTCCTCCTGATACTGAAAGCGCTGGCCACCGCCCTGATCGGGATGCTGGGCATCGGCGGGGCGACAACAGGGTATTTTGTCACCAACGGCCGCTGGTATGAACGCCTGCTCCTCTTTATCGGGGGCGTTTCCCTGATCGACCCGGGCGCCCATACCGACATAGCGGGTCTCATCTTGCTTGCCGTTGTTTGGCTGCTGCAAAAAAGAAGAACCGGGAAGCATAAACCCGGCCTTGCTAAATAACGCTTGTGTTTTGGGCCTTGAGTTCAGATCAGGCAACGGCCGCCGTCCACCAGCAGCCTGCCGTTTTTGATCACATAAAGGCACTGGGCCTGGTTGATGATTGTTTCCTGGGCAGAGGGAGCGTCAAATACCACCAGGTCCGCCTTTTTATTCTTTTCCAGGCCGTAATCCTTCAGCCTCATGGCCCTGGCCGCGTTAACCGTACCCATTTTGTAGATTTCCACAAGCTCTTCATCCGTCTGAACTCCCAGCAGTTCCGCCAGCAGCAGCATGAAATAAACAAGATTGGCGCTGCCCAAAAAGGCGAAAGTGTTGCGGATGTTGTCGGTCCCGACGGCGACATTGACGCCGCCCTGCACCAGTTCACGCACGCAGGTGAGCCTGATGCGCTGGGGCAGCACAACGACGGAAAGGCCCGCTTCTTTGACCTTCTTTATTGTCTCGTCTCTCACCTTTTTTTCCACATGGGCAATTCCTATGACGTGTCCTGCCGCCACCCTTCCCTGGTAGCCGCATTCAACCGTTTTTTGCACGACATAGGGCAGGGCGAAGGCCTCGGGGGTGTCCGCGTTGTCCAGGTGCATATCGACATCGCAGTCAAACTCCCTGGCTATTTGAAACATCCGGTCAACCTGCTTTTCCGGGCTTGACGGCCATACTCCCCTGTTGACATTACCGCCGATTACATCGGCCCCTGCTTTCAGTGCTTCGATAACATACTCTTCGCATCCCATTTCCATGGAGCCTGGGGAATTAAACCAGCCCTCCTGGGCAAAAGCGATGGTTTGAAGGTCCAGCCATTCTTTTGCTTCCTTTTTGGCGCTGAGCATGCCTTCAACCGCCCGCATTTCCACCAGGGGATCCGCTTCGACAAAAGTCCTGATCGCCGTAGTCCCGGTTTTTACGGCCATTTTTATCACCTGCAGGGAGCGGTTTTTGACATCCTCCGCCGTCATCGTCTTTTTGATCTCCCGGGTGGCGACGATTTTTTCCGACAGGGTGCCGCGCCTGAGATTAGGAGAAAAACGGTCATAAAGCAGGGCTTTGTCAAGATGGGCATGGGGATTGACCAGCCCCGGGGAAACAAATTTTCCCCCCGCGTCTATTTCTCTTTTCCCGGCAACCTGCAGGTTCTCGCCAATATCCGCTATCCTGTCCCCTTTGACGGCAATATCCACAATCCCTTGATAACCAAAGGCTCTGGCCTTTCTGATCAGCAAATCCATTATTTCTGCTCCTCCTTGCCCGGGTGCTGTCCACGCTAGTTTTCGATACCCTTTCTCGCTTCCACACCCCTGGTATAGTAGTGCTTAACCTCCCTCATCTCCGTAACCAGGTCCGCCTTCTCAATCAGCTCCGGTGTAGCGCCGCGCCCCGTCAGGACAAGCTCTACGCCTTCGGCCCGTTTCTCGATAAGGTCCTTTACCTTTTCCCAGTCAACCAGGCCAAAATGCAGGGCCACATTCAGTTCGTCCAACACCACCATGTCGTATTCGCCGCTTTTCACGGCCTGCGCGGCCCGTTCCATTCCCCGGTTAATCAGTTCTACGTATTCCCGTGGAGGCTGACCCGGCGGGAATATAACCGCCTTCTCGCGCCATTTGGCCAGCTCTTCCTCAGGCATCGACCCTTCCTTGACCACAAAAAACGGCTTGCCCACCGTCTCCAGGGTGAGATTGGGCGATATTCCCGGAAGTACTTTGTGCTCGCTATATGCCCTGGCCTTCATGAACTGGAGAAAAAGCACCTTTTTCCCCGCTCCCAGCGCCCGGATGGCCAGGCCGATGGCTGCCGTCGTCTTGCCTTTGCCGTTTCCGGTGTAAACCTGCACATAACCTTTCTGTCCCACGTCAAACCTCCGTTCTCATGTCCTTTTCTCCATGCGCCTGCTGCTTTCTTCCTCAAGACCAAGGTGCTCACAGGCAAGGTCCAGGCTGCAACAGGCCATCCGAAAGCCCGGATCGATCTCCACGGCGTTTTCCAGGTACTGCACGGCCTGCCTGAAGCAGCTTTCCGCATCTTTTTCCCTGTTCTTCTTCTTTAAGTTACGCCCCATCTGGTTGTACGCCAGCCCCAGGTTGAAGTGCGCCTCGGCCCGCTGGGGATCAAGCAGGACCGCGGCCTGGAAAAGCCAGACGGCCGATTCCAGGTTGTTGCGGGAAAACTGTTCAGCCCCGTCGTAAATGAGTTCTTTGGCCAGGTTCGGGTTGTAGGCATTGAGCCAGTGGATATAGGAAGCGGCATCGGCGTGCCCGGGCTGGTGCCCCAGAACATAGACCATGGAGCCGGCAATGGCCTTCCAGAAGTCATCGCCTCCTACCCTCCTCTCGAAGGCGTCCAGGAAAATGGGGTAAGTAAAATTGGAGGGCATTTCCACAGGAGCTTCGATTTCATGAGGGAGCATGATATAAACAAGCTGCTCGCGCCAGGAATCATCCCACGGCTGGTAATCTCGCATCAGGCCATCTCTCCTTTCGCTGCATCTTATTTAATTATTTCTCCAAGGCCTTCCCGTACAGGTAATTGAACTCCTTTCCCTGGTATGTGCCGAGCCGTTTCATCTTTTCTTCAATCAAATTTTTAATCCTCCACCAGCTCGTGTCCCAGTTGCAGAAAAGCACGCCGTCCCTGGGCCCTTTCCCGGCGAGGCGCTGGATAACCGTTTGCGGCCGCAGGTTTTCCAGAAACAGGACCACCCTGCCGGCGTACTCGTCAAGGCTGATCAAGCTGATTTCGCCTTTCTCGTACATGTCCCCCAAGGGCGTCCCTTTCACGATGTAAAGCGAATGAAGCTTGACATATTCTATTTCCAGCGCCGATAGTACCCTGGCGTTCTCCACCACATCCGTCTCGTCGTCCCAGGGAAGATTGAGGATAAGGTGGGCGCAGACGGCAAAACCATGCTTTTTTATTCTCAGGACGGCATCAATGAACTCAGCCAGGGTGTGCCCGCGGTTTATCTTTTTCAGCGTGTGGTAATTGACCGTCTGCAGTCCCAGTTCCACGGTGATGTCCAGTTTTTTTTGCCGCGAGATTTCGCCAAGAAACTCAAGATAGCTTTCCCCGGCACAGTCGGGCCGGGTCGATACGGATATGCCGACCAGCCCTTCCACTTCGCTGGC
It contains:
- a CDS encoding TIGR01212 family radical SAM protein (This family includes YhcC from E. coli K-12, an uncharacterized radical SAM protein.) yields the protein MTASTALYRSYADHLRERYGEKVYKLPVNLPGTCPNRDGVLGTGGCIFCDEEGSGFDALPNTMSVKEQLEENKAFYTRRFNARRFIAYFQAFTNTYLPLESFKENIRAASEVEGLVGISVSTRPDCAGESYLEFLGEISRQKKLDITVELGLQTVNYHTLKKINRGHTLAEFIDAVLRIKKHGFAVCAHLILNLPWDDETDVVENARVLSALEIEYVKLHSLYIVKGTPLGDMYEKGEISLISLDEYAGRVVLFLENLRPQTVIQRLAGKGPRDGVLFCNWDTSWWRIKNLIEEKMKRLGTYQGKEFNYLYGKALEK
- a CDS encoding cob(I)yrinic acid a,c-diamide adenosyltransferase; translated protein: MGQKGYVQVYTGNGKGKTTAAIGLAIRALGAGKKVLFLQFMKARAYSEHKVLPGISPNLTLETVGKPFFVVKEGSMPEEELAKWREKAVIFPPGQPPREYVELINRGMERAAQAVKSGEYDMVVLDELNVALHFGLVDWEKVKDLIEKRAEGVELVLTGRGATPELIEKADLVTEMREVKHYYTRGVEARKGIEN
- a CDS encoding amidohydrolase family protein, translating into MDLLIRKARAFGYQGIVDIAVKGDRIADIGENLQVAGKREIDAGGKFVSPGLVNPHAHLDKALLYDRFSPNLRRGTLSEKIVATREIKKTMTAEDVKNRSLQVIKMAVKTGTTAIRTFVEADPLVEMRAVEGMLSAKKEAKEWLDLQTIAFAQEGWFNSPGSMEMGCEEYVIEALKAGADVIGGNVNRGVWPSSPEKQVDRMFQIAREFDCDVDMHLDNADTPEAFALPYVVQKTVECGYQGRVAAGHVIGIAHVEKKVRDETIKKVKEAGLSVVVLPQRIRLTCVRELVQGGVNVAVGTDNIRNTFAFLGSANLVYFMLLLAELLGVQTDEELVEIYKMGTVNAARAMRLKDYGLEKNKKADLVVFDAPSAQETIINQAQCLYVIKNGRLLVDGGRCLI
- a CDS encoding tetratricopeptide repeat protein, whose product is MRDYQPWDDSWREQLVYIMLPHEIEAPVEMPSNFTYPIFLDAFERRVGGDDFWKAIAGSMVYVLGHQPGHADAASYIHWLNAYNPNLAKELIYDGAEQFSRNNLESAVWLFQAAVLLDPQRAEAHFNLGLAYNQMGRNLKKKNREKDAESCFRQAVQYLENAVEIDPGFRMACCSLDLACEHLGLEEESSRRMEKRT
- a CDS encoding TRAP transporter permease, translating into MAQKLVEQSPGEMTNHEMIDQETSAKILAKYDREFAYRRLKGPVATFCFILAVLWALAQLYTAAFGVFPSTLQRAPHVGAALMLIFLLYPAKRGSTSNKIPFYDYILALLGFAVSAYHVVFYEELVWRAGVYTQLDAAVGVIAVLLVLEATRRIAGPVIVTLAVFFLLYAYFGSYFPSFMAHKGLSIKRIAVFQWISTEGILGIPIAVSSTFIFLFMLFATFLKKTGIGDWLTSIAVGVTGGAVGGPAKAAVVASAAQGTVSGSSVANTVGTGSVTIPLMKSIGYRPEFAGAVEAAASTGGQLMPPIMGAAAFVMSEFLNIPYGQIALAAAIPAVLYFTGIFITVHLEAVKTGLTGIAREKLPDWKRELKRKWFLSTPIIGIVWLLIKGYTPMIAAFIGVLLCIGASMILKETRISLWNIIKALEEGARSALPVVAACATAGIIVGVITLTGLGLKMGGGLLSLAGGSIHLTMFLTMIASLILGMGVPTTANYIIQATVSAPALVKLGAAPIAAHLFVFYFGIVADITPPVALAAFAGSGIAQSNPLKTGVEASKLGAAAYLVPYIFVLSPVLVLVRPEGATTLVFLLLILKALATALIGMLGIGGATTGYFVTNGRWYERLLLFIGGVSLIDPGAHTDIAGLILLAVVWLLQKRRTGKHKPGLAK